GCTGCCCTTCCCTGTTATATGAGCAGTTGCAATACTGAAGGATAACCGCAATGATATTGGGAAGTTAATTATTTACTTCTGTGGTCAATAAGTTCCCTGCAGAAAAGTTAAAGCTTGCATGGATCTTCACATAAAGGACTGTGTCAGATGCTTCCAGACCAGGActctccagctttcttccaTCAAAATGgctcttctgtttcagtttttttaCCAACATACTGGGctatttcttcttctgacaTCGTCTTTAATCTTTGTTGAAGGTGGAAAGATCCTGGTGATACCTCAGGATGGAAGTCACTGGCTTAGCATGCGCCCGGTAGTGGAGAAACTCCAGCAAAATGGACATGAAGTTGTTGTAGTTGTACCATCAACAAGTTTGCATATGAAGCCAAAGGAGCCTCAGAATTATACAGTGAAAGTATATCCAATACCTTACGCAGAGGAGCATTTAGGTGTTGTGCTCAACTCATTCATTAATGCTCATTTTGTTGAACAGTCTGTTTTgaatattattattacaatGTATCAAAGCATCTTAGAGAtttccaggttatttttcaCCAACTGTAAGAGCCTTTTGCACAACAAAGACATGATGCAGTATCTGAGAGAGAGCAAATTTGATGTGGTTTTCACGGATCCAGTTCTGATGTGTGGACCGATAATTGCTAAGTATCTTTCAGTTCCTTCCATCTACTTTTTGCGGGGAATGCCTTGCGGTATGGATTTTGAAGCTACGCAGTGTCCAAACCCTCCTTCCTATGTCCCCAGGCTCTTCCTAAATAATTCAGATAGCATGACATTTGCTCAACGCGTGAAGAACATGCTGGTCCACATGCTGGAGTTTATTTACTGTAAGCCTCTATTTGCTCCATTTGAAGAACTTGCATATGAAATTATGCAAAAGAAAGTGACAGCTACAGAGATTCTAAGCCATGGATCTGTTTGGCTAATGAGATAtgattttgtgtttgatttCCCAAGACCAGTGATGCCAAACATGGTTTTTATTGGAGGGATAAACTGtgatcagaagaaaaaactgtCTCAggtataaaattttattttgtttttattgaaaagGCAAGAACATAAATGTTTAAGCATCTTACATCAAAACCTAACTGGCAACACCTAGATGTTTAAAGATTGAAAGCTAATGAGGAGTCCTGCATGATGCAGAAATGCCATTTCCTAATATCCGTCATTTTGATTGTATCATATTGTGGCAAACCTAAAGTCTTATCATATGATATGAGAATTTAAGTGACACGTAACTTACACAAACGATAAGCTCCTTTGTTGAAGTGAAGCTCACCTAAATTGTGGTGAGTTGCAAATTTTCCTACCCCACAGGAGCCAGACTTGTTAGCTTCCATTTCATATGCTGTGTCCATCTCTACAAGAGCTGTCCCTGCAACAAAAGCCGAGCTTGGAGGACTTGGCTATGTTGTTCTTAATGAGTAGCCTGAGAAACACCCATAAGCAGTCTGCTCTCTGCCCCATCCTGTcgtcccttcccagctgtcTCATGGATACTCCATCCATACTTTCATATATCCGTTCTCCTTTCATCCACATTGAAGGTTACAGGAGTTAAGATTTTAGTTACTCATCAGTTCTTTTTCTGTCACCTCTATCTGATGGATTGATTCATTTACATGTCTGCTGTTATGTCTAGGTGTCAATATCTAACCCCCCAAAGAAAGCCTTTTTAAATTGTATCCTCCCCTTCTTTTATAGGTTACTTAAGTcgtttttaaacttttctggGCATGCATGTCTTCTGTAAATTCCCATTCAGGTTTTTGGGTACCCCCTAGGTCTCTGAATCAAGTACAGCATATTCTATAGCAGATCAAAACCAGGAAAGGGATATTCAAGTATCGCAAATTGTGAGTACCCCTGAAACAGAGTAGTGTTCAAGAAAGCCCTAATATCCTCCCCTTTTGCCCAGATAAGTATGTTTAGTGCTTGAGTTAGAAGGACAGTCTCTAACGCCACTTAATTCACTCTAACTGGTTATATGTATTcgaatgaaggaaaagaaatagcagTTGCTCACAAGGGGTCTTTGAAAAGGACGTGGAGTCAAGAGTGGGCAAGATTGGTGACTTGGTATTAAAGCCTCAAGCAGATGTTTGTAAACGCCCCACATGAGACATGCATGACTGTCTCTTTTCATCTGTTAAGTCTAGCTTGAATGCATGTTCTCCTAATGCTTATCTGACAGCCTTTTCAGAGGTTATAAGCAACAGGTCTGTTTTTGTGCATCACCTTCTCCAGAGCTGTTTGCAAATTCCCATTAAGTTAGTTCTATGTAGTAAACTACTGATATGGGGAAAACATGGGTGATGGAGCTGGCTGCttttgggggggagggcaggTTCTCAATAAAGTCTTTGCTTTCCCACCAGGCTTGAAAGTAAGCGTGCAGAAACTGCATGTGAAAGAAAGCTCCACCAGTGATGTAAAGCCCTGAATGCCCTGGAGGAGCAAATTGTATCCCAAAGGCACCTGCCCAGCCACCCACTTACAAAATTCCATGGTGAGAGGTTATCACCAACATGTAAAAACCCAGCAGTTTACAACTGAGAAGGATCTGGACCCAGAGTTGATAAACTTTCAATCGTGAACTCAACTGACATTGGCCATGAACTTGTAAGTTTATGAATTAGAAATGTGTTGTTGGTTTATGTTATCTGAGGTACAACGGTGAACTGCGGTTTTGCAGCTTAGTTTTATAACCAATAGGATAAGAAAGTTAAATTTAGAAATGAGGAAAGATTTTCTGTTGGCTACttatcttcaaaaaaaaaaaagcatgtttgcatcaatgaaaaaaataattagtttttcTCAATTGTACTAACTGGTTTtggttattaaaaatataaatataagtacattttattatataaaaagcaaaaaccaaaccGCAGGTACTTTAACATTGATTTATCGTCTTTATCTTTACCTTAAGTTATGTTTCACTGTACAACTTGCCTCAGCTTCATTACAAAAGAAAGTacttataaaaaaataccaaattacTACATTCTGCTGATataagaattatttactttaaaaaagaaaaagagagggagggggaaagtaAATATCTATagtgaaagacaaaaaagaatttgaaaaacagaaaatgttagtTAAACCCTTACAAGCAGTTAAcctggccttgggagaaggaacagacaccataaatatgtcAAGCTGGGGAACaacaagataagctcaaggGGAACCAAACTGGCTGatgagactaaacagaaaattactggaactaTGCATGAACTATcctaattagcatactaaaagatccaccctcgAGCAACAAAGCCCCCTCCCATAGAACATGTGCggtgaaaaaaagaacactgtaACTTTAAATCGAGACAAGGCTTGAAGGAACCAATGGAATTATGTGTGACTAAAGGTAACtgtaaacaattgttcaaagcGTATGAGAATTTTTGCTGTGTTAAGGGGTatgctagctttgtggattaCCACCTAGCACCCACTTCTGCACATGCATGCAAAGCACAAATATCTCAACTCTGTGTGTGGGTCAGCTGTTGCACACCAGGTGAAGCACCCGGATTTGGGATAACACTGAGACAGCTCTG
The Falco cherrug isolate bFalChe1 chromosome 8, bFalChe1.pri, whole genome shotgun sequence DNA segment above includes these coding regions:
- the LOC102049059 gene encoding UDP-glucuronosyltransferase 1A1-like isoform X1, which produces MDLHIKDCVRCFQTRTLQLSSIKMALLFQFFYQHTGLFLLLTSSLIFVEGGKILVIPQDGSHWLSMRPVVEKLQQNGHEVVVVVPSTSLHMKPKEPQNYTVKVYPIPYAEEHLGVVLNSFINAHFVEQSVLNIIITMYQSILEISRLFFTNCKSLLHNKDMMQYLRESKFDVVFTDPVLMCGPIIAKYLSVPSIYFLRGMPCGMDFEATQCPNPPSYVPRLFLNNSDSMTFAQRVKNMLVHMLEFIYCKPLFAPFEELAYEIMQKKVTATEILSHGSVWLMRYDFVFDFPRPVMPNMVFIGGINCDQKKKLSQEFEAIVNASGEHGIIVFSLGSMVSEIPMKKAKEIAEALGSVPQTVLWRYTGEAPPNLPKNVKLVKWLPQNDLLAHPKTRAFITHGGSHGVYEGICNAVPMVLMPLFGDQMDNAKRVESRGAGVTLNILEMTSKDISAALKAVINDKKYKENIKRLSDLHLDRPIHPLDLAVHWVEFVMRHKGAPHLRPAAHDLNWIQYHSLDVIAFLLAVVLLSLFISVKCCLFCCRRCCFKKGRTRKPTKSKSH